In Halopelagius longus, the following proteins share a genomic window:
- a CDS encoding TATA-box-binding protein, with translation MSGPADSIEIQNVVASTGIGQELDLEALADDLPGADFNPDNFPGLVYRTQDPKAAALIFRSGKIVCTGAKSIDDVHEALGIIFDKLRGLSIPVDEAPEITVQNIVSSADLGHNLNLNALAIGLGLEDVEYEPEQFPGLVYRMDEPKVVILLFGSGKIVITGGKRTDDAETAVEEIVKRIDNLGLLD, from the coding sequence ATGAGTGGGCCGGCAGACTCCATCGAAATTCAGAACGTGGTCGCATCGACGGGTATCGGGCAGGAGCTCGATCTCGAAGCGCTCGCGGACGACTTGCCCGGCGCGGACTTCAACCCGGACAACTTCCCCGGGTTGGTCTACCGAACGCAGGACCCGAAGGCAGCAGCGCTCATCTTCCGTTCGGGGAAGATAGTCTGCACGGGGGCAAAGAGCATCGACGACGTGCACGAAGCGCTCGGTATCATCTTCGACAAGCTTCGGGGACTCAGCATCCCCGTGGACGAAGCGCCCGAGATCACCGTCCAGAACATCGTCTCCAGCGCGGACTTGGGTCACAACCTCAACCTCAACGCGTTGGCGATCGGGCTCGGCCTCGAAGACGTCGAGTACGAACCCGAGCAGTTCCCGGGACTCGTCTACCGGATGGACGAACCGAAGGTCGTCATCCTTCTGTTCGGGTCCGGGAAGATAGTTATCACGGGCGGAAAGCGCACCGACGACGCCGAGACGGCGGTCGAAGAGATCGTAAAGCGCATCGACAATCTGGGACTTCTGGACTGA
- a CDS encoding helix-turn-helix transcriptional regulator, producing MTVREDVAFLVGSESRVSILRSLRDAPQRPTELADCCSCARETAQRTVSAFVERGWAEKVADDGEYALTPAGTMVANGYDDFESTVAVACDLSVFLSHVGDVAVDLDPDVLRGLNATTATKGDPHAAVNRLLEVMGTEPPESFYGITPIVSGIVNEGAEQIIGPDSTVELIIDESVLAVSASEYPEALDAAYELDQFELFVCPEELGFGLLIVDGHVLFGAYDEMGNLVACVDGTDERFVSWAEDVYARHREKSRRAAEATPPSDSAPDDDA from the coding sequence ATGACCGTTCGTGAGGACGTAGCGTTTCTCGTCGGCTCTGAGAGCAGGGTATCGATACTCCGCTCCCTCCGCGATGCACCGCAACGCCCCACGGAGTTAGCGGACTGCTGTTCCTGCGCGCGCGAGACTGCACAGCGGACCGTCTCGGCGTTCGTCGAGCGAGGGTGGGCCGAGAAGGTGGCCGACGACGGCGAGTACGCACTCACGCCTGCGGGGACGATGGTCGCAAACGGTTACGACGACTTCGAGTCCACGGTGGCCGTCGCCTGCGACCTCTCCGTCTTTCTCTCGCACGTCGGCGACGTGGCGGTCGATTTAGACCCCGACGTGCTACGAGGCCTGAACGCGACGACGGCGACGAAGGGCGACCCTCACGCCGCGGTGAACCGACTGCTGGAAGTGATGGGGACGGAACCTCCGGAGTCGTTCTACGGCATCACACCGATCGTCAGCGGCATCGTCAACGAGGGGGCCGAACAGATAATCGGGCCGGACTCGACGGTCGAGTTGATAATCGACGAGTCGGTTCTCGCAGTGTCGGCGTCGGAGTACCCCGAAGCCCTCGATGCGGCGTACGAACTGGACCAGTTCGAACTGTTCGTCTGCCCGGAGGAACTCGGCTTCGGACTGCTCATCGTCGACGGCCACGTTCTCTTCGGTGCGTACGACGAGATGGGGAACCTCGTCGCCTGCGTCGACGGGACGGACGAACGCTTCGTCTCCTGGGCCGAGGACGTCTACGCTCGTCACCGCGAGAAATCGCGGCGGGCCGCCGAAGCGACGCCCCCGTCCGACTCCGCCCCCGACGATGACGCGTGA
- a CDS encoding orc1/cdc6 family replication initiation protein yields the protein MPNASDDLFTREDPIFANKELLEINHLPGEGRIVGRDDEISDLATAVNPAIFGQSPSNVLIYGKTGTGKSLCAKYVSQRLVETASEEDVKATFAYVDCAQDTTETQAVQTIADSVNQPEVTGIKVPDKGLSTSTYYKRLWRILDARYDVVLIILDEIDKLSDDDILMQLSRAGEAGKIDKCKLGVIGISNKIQYKDRMDERVKSSLCEREFVFPPYDANQLRDIMEARSDAFRDDVLDASTIPRAAALAAREHGDARKAIDILRYAGEIAQSTGASIVREEFVTQARQRAETDRFRELIRGSTPHSRYVLQALAILSLSNERKDGFRTSRVYEVYENICAGQGSDSLSLRRVRDLLKEHAFLDIIEQSKHSGGSAEGSYTKHQLLEDPSVVKDVLTENVERNSVES from the coding sequence ATGCCGAACGCCAGCGACGACCTCTTCACCCGGGAGGACCCCATCTTCGCCAACAAGGAACTCCTCGAAATCAACCACCTCCCGGGCGAGGGCCGCATCGTCGGGCGCGACGACGAGATATCCGACCTCGCCACCGCGGTCAATCCGGCCATCTTCGGACAGAGTCCGAGCAACGTCCTCATCTACGGGAAGACCGGGACCGGAAAGTCACTCTGCGCGAAGTACGTCTCCCAACGCCTCGTCGAGACGGCCAGCGAAGAAGACGTGAAGGCGACGTTCGCCTACGTCGACTGCGCGCAGGACACCACCGAGACGCAGGCCGTCCAGACCATCGCCGACAGCGTGAACCAACCAGAGGTGACGGGCATCAAGGTGCCCGACAAGGGACTCAGCACCTCGACGTACTACAAGCGCCTCTGGCGCATCCTCGACGCGCGGTACGACGTGGTCCTCATCATCCTCGACGAGATAGACAAACTGAGCGACGACGACATCCTGATGCAACTGTCCCGGGCCGGGGAGGCGGGAAAGATAGACAAGTGTAAACTCGGCGTCATCGGCATCAGCAACAAGATACAGTACAAAGACCGGATGGACGAACGGGTGAAGTCGAGCCTCTGCGAACGGGAGTTCGTCTTCCCGCCGTACGACGCGAACCAACTCCGCGACATCATGGAGGCCCGGAGCGACGCCTTCCGCGACGACGTTCTCGACGCCTCGACCATCCCGCGGGCCGCCGCACTCGCCGCCCGCGAACACGGGGACGCCCGGAAAGCCATCGACATCCTCCGGTACGCCGGCGAGATAGCTCAATCGACGGGCGCGTCCATCGTCCGCGAGGAGTTCGTCACGCAGGCGCGCCAACGGGCCGAAACCGACCGCTTCCGCGAACTCATCCGCGGGTCCACGCCGCACTCGCGGTACGTCCTACAAGCGTTGGCGATTCTCTCCCTGTCGAACGAACGGAAAGACGGCTTCCGGACGAGTCGCGTCTACGAGGTGTACGAGAACATCTGCGCGGGGCAGGGCTCCGATAGCCTGTCGCTTCGCCGGGTGAGGGACCTCCTGAAGGAGCACGCCTTCCTCGACATCATCGAACAGTCGAAACATAGCGGCGGGAGCGCAGAAGGGAGTTACACGAAGCACCAACTGCTGGAGGACCCGTCCGTCGTAAAGGACGTCCTCACCGAGAACGTCGAACGGAACTCGGTCGAATCGTAG